In Eubalaena glacialis isolate mEubGla1 chromosome 4, mEubGla1.1.hap2.+ XY, whole genome shotgun sequence, one DNA window encodes the following:
- the LRRC70 gene encoding leucine-rich repeat-containing protein 70, producing MNRKTKNRAMCGVRFSLPCLRLFLLVTCYLVLLFHKEILGCSSVCQLCTGRQINCRNLGLSSIPKNFPESTVFLYLTGNNISRINESELTGLHSLVALYLDNSSIVYVYPKAFVHLRQLYFLYLNNNFIKRLDPGIFEGLSNLRNLYLQSNQVPFVPRGVFHDLVSVQYLNLQRNRLTVLGSGTFVGMIALRILDLSNNKILRISDSGFQHLGNLDCLYLEGNNLTKVPSNAFEVLKSLKRLSLSQNHIEAIQPFAFKGLVNLEYLLLKNSRIKNVTRDGFSGISNLKHLILSHNDLENLNSDTFSLLKNLIYLKLDRNRIISIDNDTFENMGASLKILNLSFNNLTDLHPRVLKPLSSLTHLQANSNPWECNCKLLGLRDWLASSAITLNIYCQNPPSMRGRALHYIKWTDFTNCVTSSTNVSRAWAIKSLHIHHKTTALMMAWHKITTNGKHLENTESVTFWERIRTSPASRFFQENTFGNPLETTAVLPVQIQLTSPVNLNLEKNSVLPVDAASVSGKTSLICTQEVEKLNEAFDILLAFFILACVLIVFLIYKVVQFKQKLKAPENSGENRLEYYSFYQSARYNVTASICNTSPNSLECPGLEPIRLHKQIVPESEAQVILFEHSAL from the coding sequence ATGAACAGAAAAACCAAGAACAGGGCTATGTGTGGAGTACGTTTTTCTCTGCCTTGCCTACGACTGTTTCTACTTGTTACCTGTTATCTTGTGTTATTATTCCATAAAGAGATACTTGGATGTTCGTCTGTTTGCCAGCTCTGCACTGGGAGACAAATTAACTGCCGTAACTTAGGCCTTTCAAGCATTCCTAAGAATTTTCCTGAAAGTACAGTTTTTCTATATCTGACTGGAAATAATATATCTCGTATAAATGAAAGTGAATTAACTGGACTTCATTCTCTTGTAGCGTTGTATTTGGATAATTCTAGCATTGTGTATGTGTATCCAAAAGCTTTTGTTCATTTGAGGCAgctatattttctatatctgaataataattttataaaacgCTTGGATCCTGGAATATTTGAGGGACTTTCCAATCTTCGTAATTTATATTTACAGTCTAATCAAGTACCTTTTGTTCCAAGAGGAGTATTTCATGATCTAGTTTCAGTTCAGTACTTAAATCTACAAAGAAATCGCCTCACTGTCCTTgggagtggtacatttgttggtATGATTGCTCTTCGGATACTTGATTtatcaaacaataaaattttgagGATATCAGACTCAGGCTTTCAACACCTTGGAAACCTGGATTGTTTGTATCTAGAAGGTAATAATTTAACAAAAGTACCATCAAATGCTTTTGAAGTTCTTAAGAGTCTTAAAAGACTTTCTTTGTCTCAGAACCATATTGAAGCAATACAGCCCTTTGCATTTAAAGGACTTGTCAACTTGGAGTATCTCCTTCTGAAAAATTCAAGAATTAAAAATGTTACTAGGGATGGGTTTAGTGGAATTAGTAATCTTAAACATTTGATCTTAAGTCATAAtgatttagaaaatttaaattctgACACATTTAGCTTGTTAAAGAATTTAATTTACCTTAAGTTAGATAGAAACAGAATAATCAGCATTGATAATGATACCTTTGAAAACATGGGAGCATCTTTGAAGATTCTTAACCTGTCATTTAATAATCTTACAGACTTACATCCAAGGGTCCTTAAGCCATTGTCTTCATTGACTCATCTTCAGGCAAATTCTAATCCTTGGGAATGTAACTGCAAACTATTGGGTCTTCGCGACTGGTTAGCATCTTCAGCCATTACTCTAAACATCTATTGTCAGAATCCCCCATCCATGCGTGGCAGAGCATTGCATTATATTAAATGGACTGACTTTACAAATTGCGTTACATCTTCAACAAATGTATCCAGAGCTTGGGCTATAAAATCTCTTCATATTCATCACAAGACCACTGCATTAATGATGGCCTGGCATAAAATAACCACAAATGGGAAACATTTGGAAAACACTGAGAGTGTTACTTTCTGGGAACGAATTCGTACTTCACCTGCCAGTAGATTTTTTCAAGAGAATACCTTTGGTAATCCATTAGAGACTACTGCAGTGTTACCTGTGCAAATACAGCTTACTTCTCCTGTTAACTTGAACTTGGAAAAAAACAGTGTTCTACCGGTTGATGCTGCTTCGGTATCAGGGAAAACATCTCTAATTTGTACACAAGAAGTTGAAAAGTTGAATGAGGCTTTTGACATTTTGCtagctttttttattttagcttgtGTTTTAATCGTTTTTTTGATCTACAAAGTTGTTCAGTTTAAACAAAAACTAAAGGCACCAGAAAACTCAGGGGAAAATAGACTTGAATACTACAGCTTTTATCAGTCAGCAAGGTATAATGTAACAGCTTCAATCTGTAACACTTCCCCAAATTCTCTAGAATGCCCTGGTTTGGAGCCGATTCGACTTCATAAACAAATTGTTCCTGAAAGTGAGGCACAGGTCATTCTCTTTGAACATTCTGCTTTATAA